A single genomic interval of Candidatus Methylomirabilota bacterium harbors:
- a CDS encoding PHP domain-containing protein, translating to MASRVDLHLHTKASDGALQPAELVETAARIGIRVIAVTDHDSVDGIAEAQEAASDLAIDVIPGIEVSANLDGDEIHVLGYLLDAGDSSLQKALRRLQEDRLVQAQAMVERLGALGHPLEWDRVMAIANGGSVGRPHIAKALVERGAVASVDEAFARFLRRGGPGYVESPKFLPQEAVSLIRQAQGVPSLAHPIIVGASDYHLDLERLLPMMMEAGLEGIETYYKGYTPEITATLLAVAGRHRLIPTGGSDFHGGGVVADAELGGVEVPLETVERLRIRKGELDSGPVISD from the coding sequence ATGGCGAGTCGTGTCGATCTGCACCTCCATACAAAGGCCTCCGATGGCGCGCTTCAGCCGGCGGAGCTGGTAGAGACCGCCGCCCGTATTGGGATCCGCGTTATAGCGGTGACCGACCATGACAGCGTGGATGGGATCGCCGAGGCGCAAGAGGCCGCCTCTGATCTGGCAATTGACGTGATTCCTGGGATCGAGGTGAGCGCGAACCTCGATGGCGACGAGATCCATGTCCTGGGCTACCTGCTTGACGCGGGCGATTCGTCACTGCAAAAGGCTCTCCGTCGACTGCAGGAAGACAGGCTCGTTCAGGCCCAGGCCATGGTCGAGCGGTTAGGCGCGCTCGGGCATCCGCTCGAGTGGGATCGCGTCATGGCCATTGCGAATGGGGGATCGGTCGGACGGCCGCATATCGCCAAGGCCCTTGTAGAGCGCGGCGCCGTCGCATCGGTGGATGAGGCGTTCGCGCGTTTTCTGAGACGAGGGGGCCCTGGCTATGTTGAGAGCCCGAAGTTCCTCCCGCAAGAGGCGGTCAGCCTGATCAGGCAGGCTCAGGGTGTGCCCTCGCTGGCGCACCCGATTATCGTAGGCGCAAGCGATTACCATCTGGATCTCGAGCGACTTCTGCCGATGATGATGGAGGCGGGCTTGGAAGGGATCGAGACCTACTACAAGGGGTATACCCCGGAAATCACAGCGACCCTGCTTGCCGTCGCCGGGCGGCATCGACTTATACCCACCGGTGGGAGCGATTTCCATGGTGGTGGGGTGGTTGCCGATGCCGAGTTGGGTGGGGTAGAGGTACCCTTGGAGACCGTCGAGCGTCTGCGGATCAGAAAAGGGGAGTTGGACTCTGGACCGGTCATCTCTGACTAA
- the rbfA gene encoding 30S ribosome-binding factor RbfA produces MQGRRADRVGTLIQEEISRLILQSVKDPRIRFATVTRVRVSDDLRHARVYIASMGGEEKQRQETLIGLKCAAGFLRGELGRRLCLRYAPELLFLPDDSLEQEMHLDELFRQIEATETKEQ; encoded by the coding sequence ATGCAAGGCAGGCGCGCCGATCGGGTCGGTACCTTGATACAGGAAGAGATTAGTCGCCTGATCTTACAGTCGGTCAAGGACCCGAGGATCCGTTTTGCCACAGTCACCCGCGTCAGGGTGAGCGACGATTTACGGCATGCGAGGGTTTATATCGCCTCGATGGGAGGCGAAGAGAAACAGCGTCAGGAGACGCTGATCGGCCTGAAGTGTGCGGCCGGCTTTCTCCGTGGGGAATTAGGACGCCGATTGTGCCTGCGCTACGCCCCGGAGCTTCTGTTTTTACCTGATGATTCGCTGGAGCAGGAGATGCATCTGGACGAGCTATTCCGGCAGATCGAAGCGACCGAGACAAAGGAGCAATAA
- a CDS encoding DUF503 domain-containing protein, producing the protein MTVGTCRVELRLAGNNSLKGKRRVVKSIKDRIRGRFNVSVAEVDRLDEWQRATLGIACVSNSSRLVDEILTKVVNLIEADADALILDYEIDLMAH; encoded by the coding sequence ATGACGGTTGGAACGTGCCGCGTCGAGTTGCGCCTGGCCGGCAATAACTCCCTCAAGGGTAAGCGGCGGGTTGTGAAGAGCATCAAAGATCGGATCCGAGGCCGCTTCAATGTCTCGGTCGCCGAGGTGGATCGTCTTGACGAATGGCAACGCGCCACACTGGGGATCGCCTGCGTCAGCAACAGCTCCCGATTGGTGGACGAAATCCTGACCAAAGTAGTCAACCTTATCGAGGCTGACGCCGACGCCCTGATTCTCGATTATGAGATCGATCTGATGGCCCATTGA
- the infB gene encoding translation initiation factor IF-2, with protein sequence MIRVYDLAKVLGISSKELLDRLERSGLQLKSHSSNVDEDHVRSLLAAAPSQKKSRPKSKPLEAAPSAHAKPVEGRRLRTGKAEAQTTMIKTSVRKPARSKLTETKAPSRTKPITEGVRSIGVLSPVEQKGPQKPKAVSVLQPSAGAAVSEQPSAVPLEPGREAPVAQAGLKEAPSRTPIISGSGQRVTEILPAPEPQVQVEQVEREPSAPSRPIVKIAETITVKELADSISMSSSEIIKQLIKLGIMTTINQPLDVEVVKRAGERLGFSVEVTPLEETTAEAKEVEDLSLLLPRSPVVTIMGHVDHGKTSLLDAIRQTNVIASEAGGITQHIGAYQVDLPGGKITFLDTPGHEAFTAMRARGAQATDIVVLVVAADDGVMPQTLEAISHAKDAGVPILVAINKIDKPGADPNRVMQQLAEQGLVSEEWGGQTIYVEVSAKKKIGIDHLLEMLLLLAEIQELKANPHRAAKGVIIEAELDRGRGPVATVLVQQGTLKVGDVIVAGLHSGRVRAMNNEKGKRVQLAGPATPVEVLGLSGVPMAGDTFVVVSDERKGRQIALSRQQKHREEMIVSKHRVTLEDLHRRIQEGEVKELRMIIKGDVQGSIGPFRESLGRIGTDAVRLKVIHASVGAITETDVMLASASNAVIVGFHVRPEPKAQKLAEQEGVEIRLYTVIYDAINEIRQAMEGLLEPKYIERSIGRVEVRQVFAVPKIGAIAGSMVVEGKVARDSQVRLIRDGKVVHKGRVGSLRRFKEDVREVQSGFECGVGLMNFNDIKVGDILEVFELESVAQKL encoded by the coding sequence ATGATTAGGGTTTACGATCTGGCGAAAGTGCTTGGTATATCAAGCAAAGAGCTTCTTGACCGGCTTGAGCGGTCGGGCTTGCAACTCAAGAGCCACAGCAGCAACGTGGATGAGGACCATGTCAGGTCGCTCCTGGCAGCCGCACCGTCTCAGAAAAAAAGCCGTCCCAAGTCCAAACCTCTGGAGGCGGCTCCGTCGGCCCACGCTAAGCCCGTGGAGGGCCGACGTCTCAGGACAGGAAAGGCCGAAGCGCAGACAACAATGATCAAGACCTCGGTTCGTAAGCCCGCTCGATCCAAGCTCACCGAGACAAAGGCGCCATCCAGAACTAAGCCAATAACCGAAGGGGTAAGATCCATCGGGGTATTGAGTCCGGTTGAGCAAAAGGGACCTCAGAAGCCCAAGGCAGTATCTGTCCTGCAGCCATCTGCAGGGGCCGCAGTTTCCGAACAGCCATCCGCTGTGCCGTTGGAGCCTGGTCGCGAGGCTCCGGTAGCGCAGGCAGGCTTGAAAGAGGCGCCATCCCGGACCCCAATTATCTCCGGCTCAGGGCAGAGGGTGACTGAGATTCTGCCGGCACCGGAGCCACAGGTCCAGGTAGAGCAAGTCGAGCGCGAGCCCTCTGCTCCGTCACGCCCGATAGTCAAAATTGCGGAGACGATCACTGTCAAGGAGCTGGCGGACAGCATCTCAATGAGCTCCAGCGAGATCATTAAGCAGTTGATCAAGTTGGGAATTATGACCACGATCAATCAGCCGCTTGATGTGGAGGTAGTGAAACGCGCAGGCGAACGGCTGGGGTTCTCAGTGGAAGTGACCCCCCTGGAAGAGACTACGGCTGAGGCCAAGGAAGTTGAGGATCTTTCGCTGCTCCTGCCCAGATCTCCGGTCGTGACGATCATGGGCCATGTCGATCACGGCAAAACCTCTCTGCTGGATGCGATCCGGCAAACCAATGTCATCGCCTCGGAGGCCGGTGGGATTACTCAACACATCGGCGCCTATCAAGTCGATCTACCGGGTGGCAAGATCACGTTTCTGGATACACCGGGCCACGAGGCGTTTACCGCCATGCGGGCGCGTGGGGCCCAGGCGACCGACATCGTGGTTTTGGTCGTGGCGGCCGATGACGGGGTGATGCCTCAGACGCTGGAGGCGATCAGCCACGCCAAGGACGCGGGCGTCCCGATCCTGGTGGCAATTAACAAGATCGATAAGCCGGGGGCCGATCCGAACCGTGTCATGCAACAGTTAGCGGAACAGGGTCTGGTTTCGGAAGAGTGGGGAGGACAGACGATCTATGTGGAGGTCTCGGCCAAAAAGAAGATCGGTATCGATCACCTGCTCGAGATGCTGCTTCTGCTGGCCGAGATCCAGGAACTGAAGGCTAACCCGCACAGAGCAGCGAAGGGCGTGATCATTGAGGCCGAACTGGATCGTGGTCGGGGACCGGTCGCCACCGTGTTGGTTCAGCAGGGAACCCTGAAGGTGGGGGACGTGATCGTTGCCGGATTGCATTCGGGCCGGGTGCGGGCGATGAACAATGAGAAAGGGAAAAGGGTTCAGTTGGCCGGACCAGCGACTCCGGTGGAGGTGCTGGGTCTGTCGGGTGTCCCCATGGCCGGAGATACGTTCGTTGTAGTATCCGATGAACGAAAAGGACGGCAAATCGCGCTCAGCCGGCAGCAGAAACATCGCGAGGAGATGATCGTTTCGAAGCACCGCGTGACCCTGGAGGATTTGCACCGTCGCATCCAGGAGGGCGAGGTCAAAGAACTTCGGATGATTATCAAGGGGGATGTCCAGGGCTCCATCGGGCCGTTCCGTGAATCGCTGGGACGGATCGGCACCGACGCGGTCAGATTAAAGGTGATTCATGCGTCGGTCGGCGCTATTACCGAGACTGACGTGATGTTGGCGTCAGCCTCCAACGCGGTGATCGTAGGTTTCCATGTGCGTCCTGAGCCAAAGGCCCAGAAGCTGGCCGAGCAGGAAGGCGTCGAAATTCGACTCTACACTGTGATCTATGACGCCATCAATGAGATTCGGCAGGCGATGGAGGGGCTGCTGGAGCCCAAGTATATCGAACGGTCGATCGGTCGCGTGGAGGTTCGTCAGGTCTTCGCTGTACCGAAAATAGGTGCGATTGCCGGCTCAATGGTTGTGGAGGGAAAGGTCGCCAGAGACAGCCAAGTCCGCCTTATTCGGGACGGCAAGGTAGTCCATAAGGGGCGAGTTGGATCGCTTCGCCGCTTCAAAGAGGATGTCCGAGAGGTGCAAAGTGGGTTTGAGTGCGGCGTCGGTCTGATGAACTTTAATGACATCAAGGTTGGCGATATCCTGGAAGTCTTCGAGCTGGAATCGGTAGCCCAAAAATTATAG
- a CDS encoding DUF448 domain-containing protein, producing the protein MVSEPFRSCVACRTSRPKRELVRVHQVPGGRLGVDLGGGSDRGAYVCPRRSCLEQAVKRGEFARCLKAVLAPMTVEALEGLIRERVSRKVAALLGLARRARKVVSGAEAVDSAVKRHSARLILSATDASANSVAKSRSLAATVGITWVQAMEKEELGAALGGAPRACIAIMDPHFAGAVMSVLEKIPVEMQAREATWSDRRVGGQSGASEGVEVIRRGND; encoded by the coding sequence GTGGTATCTGAGCCTTTTCGCTCTTGTGTTGCCTGTCGCACCAGCCGGCCGAAGAGGGAGCTTGTTCGCGTACATCAGGTTCCGGGCGGGAGGCTGGGTGTGGATCTGGGCGGGGGATCTGATCGTGGCGCCTATGTATGTCCGCGCCGCTCATGCCTGGAGCAGGCAGTGAAAAGAGGTGAGTTTGCGCGTTGCCTGAAGGCGGTGCTCGCACCGATGACAGTGGAGGCTCTTGAGGGGTTGATCCGGGAACGTGTGTCGCGCAAGGTCGCCGCGCTCCTTGGACTTGCCCGCCGGGCCCGTAAGGTCGTCTCAGGTGCAGAAGCGGTGGATTCGGCCGTGAAGCGTCATTCGGCCCGGTTAATCCTGAGCGCGACAGACGCGTCGGCGAACTCGGTTGCGAAGTCGCGGAGTTTGGCCGCAACGGTTGGCATCACATGGGTGCAGGCCATGGAGAAGGAAGAGTTAGGGGCCGCTCTCGGGGGGGCTCCTCGAGCATGCATTGCTATCATGGATCCGCACTTTGCGGGGGCGGTGATGTCGGTGCTGGAAAAGATACCGGTGGAGATGCAGGCGAGAGAGGCTACATGGTCAGACCGCCGAGTCGGGGGGCAGAGCGGAGCCTCGGAAGGTGTGGAGGTGATCCGGCGTGGGAATGATTAG
- the nusA gene encoding transcription termination/antitermination protein NusA: MGIDLLQVIEQVGREKEIDPAVLIEAVGAAILSASRKSLGAALDLRVEFDQRSRCFMLYAVRKVVEQVLNPHVEISIDEAQRLNPGAQLGDEIKSEMKAREFGRIAAQTAKQVIIQRVKEAERESVFQAFKARVGELVGGVVQRVAKGNVIVNLGKAEAILPPREQLPREDYRIGDRVRAYVLDVKKLSRGSQIILSRTHPGLLAKLLEIEVPEIYEGIVEIKAVARDAGERAKVAVASRDSNVDPVGACVGYRGSRIQAIVRELMGEKIDVIAWKDDPASFVRSALAPAEIENVEVVQETHTLHVLVADGQLSLAIGKRGQNARLAAKLLGWKVDVKGRGEVQKEPEKQVQPECEAATSVAESSAGAALPLANLPGLGEKLVDRLIEVGLDSCQKLADASDEALVQIEGIGQKTAQKLIEAAKAALASRDAQ, encoded by the coding sequence ATGGGCATTGATTTGCTGCAGGTGATAGAACAAGTCGGACGCGAAAAAGAGATCGATCCGGCAGTGCTGATCGAGGCTGTCGGTGCGGCAATCCTCTCCGCGTCTCGTAAGAGTCTTGGGGCCGCGCTTGACCTGCGTGTGGAGTTCGACCAACGGTCCCGTTGCTTTATGCTGTATGCGGTACGAAAGGTTGTCGAACAGGTTCTGAATCCCCACGTCGAGATCTCCATAGATGAGGCCCAGCGGCTCAACCCTGGGGCCCAACTTGGCGATGAGATCAAATCTGAGATGAAGGCAAGAGAGTTCGGCCGGATCGCTGCCCAAACGGCGAAGCAGGTGATCATCCAGCGAGTCAAGGAAGCCGAACGGGAGAGCGTATTTCAGGCCTTTAAGGCCAGAGTGGGTGAATTGGTGGGTGGCGTCGTGCAGCGAGTTGCGAAGGGCAACGTCATCGTCAATCTCGGGAAGGCGGAAGCGATTCTCCCCCCTAGAGAGCAGCTCCCCAGGGAGGATTACAGGATCGGCGATCGGGTTCGAGCGTACGTGCTGGATGTGAAGAAATTGTCGAGAGGGTCCCAGATTATCCTGTCACGAACCCATCCCGGCCTCCTAGCTAAGCTGCTCGAGATCGAGGTGCCCGAGATCTACGAGGGAATCGTTGAGATCAAGGCAGTTGCCAGGGATGCGGGTGAACGAGCCAAAGTGGCTGTGGCCTCCCGAGACAGCAATGTGGATCCCGTAGGGGCCTGCGTTGGATATCGTGGTAGTCGGATTCAGGCCATCGTCAGGGAGTTGATGGGCGAAAAGATCGATGTGATCGCCTGGAAGGACGATCCGGCTTCCTTCGTCCGGAGTGCGCTTGCCCCGGCCGAAATTGAGAACGTTGAAGTGGTCCAGGAGACGCACACCCTTCATGTGTTGGTGGCTGATGGTCAGCTCTCTCTGGCCATTGGGAAACGAGGACAAAACGCTCGTCTGGCGGCCAAGCTACTGGGATGGAAAGTGGATGTCAAGGGCCGGGGTGAGGTTCAGAAAGAACCGGAAAAGCAGGTCCAGCCGGAGTGTGAGGCCGCAACGTCAGTGGCGGAGAGTTCGGCTGGCGCTGCCCTGCCGTTGGCGAACTTGCCGGGTCTAGGTGAGAAATTGGTCGATCGCCTGATCGAGGTCGGTCTGGACAGTTGCCAGAAGTTGGCTGACGCGTCGGATGAAGCCTTGGTCCAGATAGAGGGGATTGGTCAAAAGACAGCTCAAAAATTAATTGAGGCCGCGAAAGCCGCTCTCGCCTCGAGGGATGCACAATAG
- a CDS encoding ribosome maturation factor RimP produces the protein MAGEVVERVKSIALPLFTELGLELVDVEFRREASGWTLRLYLDKRDGVTLGDCQRVSEELSDLLDVENLIDHPYTLEVSSPGLNRPLRRESDFLRFAGQRARVTTSQAVAGQRRFLGVLRGYEDGRVLLEREDGSIVLIPYALISKARLDPVL, from the coding sequence ATGGCTGGGGAGGTCGTAGAGCGAGTCAAGTCGATCGCCCTTCCGCTCTTTACGGAGTTGGGACTGGAGCTGGTAGACGTTGAGTTCCGTCGGGAAGCAAGCGGATGGACCCTTCGCCTCTATCTCGACAAGCGTGATGGGGTGACTCTGGGGGATTGCCAGCGAGTGAGCGAAGAGCTGAGTGACCTTCTCGACGTAGAGAATCTTATCGATCACCCCTACACGCTTGAAGTCTCCTCTCCTGGTTTAAACCGGCCACTCCGCCGGGAGTCGGATTTTCTTCGCTTCGCGGGTCAACGGGCGAGAGTCACGACCTCTCAGGCCGTTGCGGGTCAACGGCGGTTTCTTGGCGTCCTTAGGGGTTACGAGGATGGGCGGGTATTACTGGAACGGGAGGACGGCAGCATTGTCCTCATCCCTTATGCGCTGATTTCGAAGGCTCGACTGGATCCAGTCCTGTAA